The following proteins come from a genomic window of Rutidosis leptorrhynchoides isolate AG116_Rl617_1_P2 chromosome 10, CSIRO_AGI_Rlap_v1, whole genome shotgun sequence:
- the LOC139870139 gene encoding receptor like protein kinase S.2-like — protein MTGVTIVLLVIGRGGFGKVYRGTITNGATRLDVAVKRLDTTSNQGALEFWAEVKMLSQLRHCHLVSLIGYCNDIQEMALVYELMPRGTLEDHLHKLRAPLTWVRRLKICLGAARGLDYLHTGTGINHGVIHRDVKSSNILLDDSWAAKISDFGLSKVGPINQSDSGVNTLVKGTFGYLDPDYYQTGRLTRKSDVYAFGVVLFEVLCEKRAVDRSLDEDQWGLACWVQDCIKEGRLKQIVDHNISDNISPTCLKEFAQLAVGCLHSHPKQRPTMSQVVVALEGILALQEKEVDNLQEKEDDKLHARGMTRFGKKTPTFVSNWENSVGVRSLKSLELYIGTIQDENQLLRRFLFDTIKVATGKFSEANKIFEHRYGSMYKGRLQNGHVITIFGPYSNFDFQVINDVSNKQFMNRVSYIQLKNKVSDKQLINEVSILVKLQHKNLIELAGYCIQGEIMLLVYNFAPHATLDSMIHDRLCTILDWNKRYQILLGIARVLVYLHKQTPGPIVHGDVKPENIVLDESFNPKLSNFWVASKIDGTDCTRVDRKRGTLAYMAPELCEGACLSTKVDVYSFGVLLLETVTGRELYQLVENVKINLVEGTISKIIDPRIAVDASSIETFIKIGLSCIETDPVDRPTMEQVVDMFLDQSSVIHFIQKREERMLEGYSHYTNVMQNDNSYDWIIRDDYDTAAVDDFRRELSPR, from the exons atgACTGGAGTAACAATTGTACTG TTGGTGATCGGGCGTGGGGGTTTTGGCAAGGTCTATAGAGGAACGATTACTAATGGGGCAACTCGTTTAGATGTTGCCGTAAAGCGGCTGGATACAACTTCCAATCAAGGTGCACTCGAATTTTGGGCGGAAGTTAAAATGCTTTCACAGTTAAGGCACTGTCACTTAGTGTCTTTGATTGGTTATTGCAATGATATCCAAGAGATGGCACTTGTTTACGAATTAATGCCTCGTGGAACCCTTGAAGATCATCTCCACAAATTACGAGCTCCACTTACTTGGGTTCGAAGGCTAAAAATATGTTTAGGGGCTGCTCGAGGGTTAGATTACCTTCACACTGGTACGGGTATAAATCATGGAGTGATACACCGAGACGTTAAAAGCTCAAATATATTGTTGGACGACTCTTGGGCTGCTAAGATTTCAGACTTTGGGCTGTCCAAAGTAGGTCCAATAAATCAGTCAGATAGTGGTGTCAACACTTTAGTGAAAGGTACATTCGGGTATCTAGATCCTGATTATTATCAGACTGGTAGACTAACCCGAAAGTCTGATGTGTATGCGTTTGGAGTTGTACTATTTGAAGTCTTGTGTGAGAAACGAGCAGTAGATAGAAGTCTTGATGAGGATCAATGGGGGTTAGCATGTTGGGTACAAGACTGTATCAAAGAAGGTAGGTTAAAGCAAATAGTTGATCACAATATAAGTGACAATATATCTCCTACATGTTTGAAAGAGTTTGCGCAGCTAGCGGTTGGGTGTTTGCATAGCCACCCGAAACAGCGTCCTACAATGTCTCAGGTTGTGGTGGCCCTTGAGGGCATCCTAGCTTTACAGGAGAAAGAAGTTGATAACTTGCAGGAGAAAGAAGACGACAAATTACATGCGCGTGGCATGACAAGATTTGGGAAAAAGACGCCTACATTTGTGTCCAATTGGGAAAACTCAG TTGGAGTTAGAAGTTTAAAATCCTTGGAGCTGTACATTGGGACTATTCAAGATGAAAACCAACTATTACGTAGGTTCCTTTTTGATACTATCAAAGTTGCAACTGGAAAATTCTCTGAAGCTAATAAAATTTTCGAACACAGATATGGTTCCATGTACAAG GGAAGGCTACAAAATGGACATGTTATTACAATTTTTGGACcttattctaattttgattttcaAGTTATCAATGACGTATCAAATAAACAATTTATGAATCGAGTATCATATATACAACTTAAAAATAAAGTATCTGATAAACAACTTATTAATGAAGTATCAATACTTGTAAAGCTTCAACATAAGAATTTGATTGAGTTGGCTGGATATTGCATTCAAGGAGAAATAATGCTTCTCGTCTATAATTTTGCACCGCATGCAACCCTGGATAGCATGATACATG ATCGGCTGTGTACTATTTTGGACTGGAATAAAAGGTACCAGATATTACTAGGAATTGCAAGAGTACTTGTTTACCTTCACAAGCAGACTCCTGGTCCGATCGTACACGGTGATGTAAAACCTGAGAACATTGTTTTAGATGAAAGTTTCAACCCAAAACTGTCAAATTTTTGGGTGGCCTCGAAAATCGATGGAACTGACTGCACTCGTGTTGATAGGAAACGTGGAACCTT GGCATACATGGCACCGGAATTATGTGAGGGGGCATGTCTATCAACCAAGGTAGACGTCTATAGTTTTGGTGTATTGCTTTTGGAAACTGTAACCGGACGAGAATTATATCAGTTGGTAGAAAAC GTTAAAATAAATTTGGTAGAAGGAACAATTTCAAAGATAATTGATCCCAGAATTGCTGTTGATGCAAGTTCCATTGAAACATTCATCAAAATTGGTTTGTCGTGTATTGAAACTGATCCAGTGGATAGGCCAACAATGGAACAAGTGGTTGACATGTTTCTCGACCAGTCATCTGTTATTCATTTTATCCAGAAACGGGAAGAACGGATGTTAGAAGGGTATTCACATTATACAAATGTCATGCAAAATGATAACAGTTATGATTGGATCATTCGTGATGATTATGATACTGCTGCTGTCGATGACTTTAGACGAGAGTTAAGCCCTCGATAA